A region of Physeter macrocephalus isolate SW-GA unplaced genomic scaffold, ASM283717v5 random_1063, whole genome shotgun sequence DNA encodes the following proteins:
- the LOC114485347 gene encoding alpha-adducin-like, protein MRSDVTATPPALPEAAQWAGREGLFAREGAGGGPPCPKAFTVLFPPSVHLQRIWTRLEKTKKRALQSPLLSPTLPPAPPSSWRKEVDVLKSTCYHKLPPEPPEPASGDDSDAATFTPTLPDLSPEEPSEALCFPTLEEEEEEEEEEGLCEAGGPPRPTRSPSAAIPEPVTARAADEAASPAAEEGAAVDPGSDGSPGKSPSKKKKKFRTPSFLKKSKKRSDS, encoded by the exons ATGAGGAGTGATGTCACAGCAA cccctcccgccctccccgaGGCAGCGCAATGGGCAGGGCGGGAGGGCTTGTTTgcccgggagggggcggggggaggcccgccATGTCCAAAGGCCTTCACTGTGCTCTTTCCGCCCTCTGTGCACCTGCAGAGAATCTGGACGAGACtagagaagacaaagaagagagCCCTCCAGAGCCCCCTGCTGTCCCCCACACTCCCCCCAGCGCCCCCATCAAGCTGGAGGAAG GAGGTGGATGTGCTAAAGAGTACCTGTTACCATA agctGCCGCCGGAGCCGCCGGAGCCGGCTTCGGGAGACGACAGCGATGCCGCCACCTTCACGCCGACTCTCCCTGACCTGTCCCCTGAGGAGCCTTCAGAAGCGCTCTGCTTCCCCAcgttggaggaggaggaggaggaggaggaggaggaggggctttgTGAAGCTGGGGGCCCTCCACGCCCCACCAGGTCCCCTTCGGCGGCCATCCCTGAGCCAGTCACAGCCCGGGCGGCTGACGAGGCCGCCTCCCCGGCTGCCGAGGAGGGGGCTGCTGtggaccctggcagtgatggGTCTCCGGGCAAGTCCCCctccaaaaagaagaagaaattccgCACTCCCTCCTTCCTGAAGAAGAGCAAGAAGAGGAGTGACTCCTGA